From Gemmatimonadales bacterium, a single genomic window includes:
- a CDS encoding DegT/DnrJ/EryC1/StrS family aminotransferase: MNVPLLDLVAQHERIKEAVLPAVMSVIQRQGFIMGPEVGQLETQVAKLSGAKHGIACASGTDALLIPLRTLDMKPGDEVIAPAFTFFATAGAIHNAGGRPVFVDIEPGTFNVDPAAVEAAITPRTRAIVVVHLFGQMADVGALAALARKHNLMLVEDAAQAIGARRKVDGTWRAAGELGTVGSFSFFPTKNLGAWGDGGMMVAQDDQLADRLRRERLHGGAREYFHDEVGLNSRLDSIQAAVLLAKLPYLAAWGVRRRELAAIYSEAFAGIPGVTPPPVDPANEHIFHQYTIRAERREALLAHLKSRGIGHKVYYPLALHLQPCFAFLGVRAGSLPVTEQATEEVVSLPIYPELTSAQLDAVIAAVREFYQG; the protein is encoded by the coding sequence GTGAACGTCCCGCTGCTTGATCTCGTTGCCCAGCATGAGCGCATCAAGGAGGCCGTCCTCCCGGCCGTCATGAGTGTCATTCAGCGGCAGGGCTTCATCATGGGTCCCGAGGTGGGGCAACTCGAGACCCAGGTAGCGAAGCTCTCGGGGGCTAAACACGGCATCGCGTGCGCCAGCGGCACCGATGCGCTCCTCATCCCGCTCCGCACCCTCGACATGAAGCCGGGGGACGAGGTCATCGCACCGGCGTTTACCTTTTTTGCCACCGCGGGCGCCATTCACAACGCCGGCGGGCGTCCGGTGTTCGTGGACATCGAGCCCGGGACCTTCAACGTCGACCCGGCGGCCGTCGAGGCCGCCATTACCCCCCGCACCCGGGCCATCGTTGTCGTGCACCTCTTCGGCCAGATGGCTGACGTGGGGGCCCTCGCGGCCCTCGCCCGGAAGCACAATCTCATGCTGGTGGAAGACGCGGCGCAGGCCATCGGGGCCCGTCGCAAGGTGGACGGGACCTGGCGTGCGGCGGGCGAACTGGGGACCGTCGGTTCCTTCTCGTTCTTTCCCACCAAGAATCTTGGTGCCTGGGGCGACGGCGGCATGATGGTGGCCCAGGACGACCAGCTCGCCGACCGGCTTCGCCGGGAGCGGCTGCATGGCGGGGCCCGCGAGTACTTCCACGACGAGGTGGGACTCAACAGCCGGCTCGACTCGATCCAGGCGGCGGTGCTCCTGGCCAAGCTGCCCTATCTCGCCGCCTGGGGAGTGCGCCGGCGCGAGCTCGCGGCGATCTATTCCGAGGCGTTTGCCGGGATCCCCGGCGTGACCCCGCCGCCGGTCGACCCGGCCAACGAGCACATCTTCCACCAGTACACGATCCGCGCCGAGCGGCGCGAGGCGCTCCTGGCGCACCTGAAGTCCCGTGGCATTGGGCACAAGGTGTATTACCCGCTCGCCCTGCACTTGCAGCCGTGCTTCGCCTTCCTCGGCGTGCGGGCCGGTTCGCTCCCGGTCACCGAGCAGGCCACCGAAGAAGTCGTGTCGCTGCCGATCTATCCGGAGCTCACCTCCGCCCAACTCGACGCCGTCATCGCGGCCGTCCGGGAGTTCTACCAGGGATGA
- a CDS encoding DapH/DapD/GlmU-related protein, translating into MPDYFVHESSYVDDGAVIGTGTKIWHFSHVMSGAIIGERCNLGQNVVVMPRTRLGNNVKVQNNVSIYEGVELEDDVFCGPSCVFTNVINPRSHVSRKHEYRPTIVRRGATIGANATIICGSTLGAYAFVGAGAVVRGVVPDYALMVGMPARRIGWMCQCGERLVVTDGAAACASCGAEYREDGGALRRVDSTPPQG; encoded by the coding sequence ATGCCTGACTATTTCGTCCATGAATCCAGCTACGTCGATGACGGCGCCGTCATCGGGACCGGGACCAAGATCTGGCACTTCAGCCACGTGATGTCCGGGGCGATCATCGGCGAGCGGTGCAACCTCGGGCAGAACGTCGTGGTCATGCCCCGGACCCGCCTTGGGAACAACGTGAAGGTCCAGAACAACGTCTCGATCTACGAGGGTGTGGAGCTTGAGGACGATGTATTCTGCGGCCCGAGCTGCGTCTTCACGAATGTCATCAACCCGCGGAGCCATGTGTCGCGGAAGCATGAGTACCGGCCGACCATCGTCCGCAGGGGCGCCACCATTGGGGCCAACGCCACGATCATCTGTGGCAGCACCCTCGGGGCCTATGCCTTCGTGGGGGCCGGGGCGGTGGTGCGGGGGGTGGTTCCCGACTACGCCTTGATGGTCGGCATGCCCGCCCGCCGGATCGGCTGGATGTGCCAGTGCGGGGAACGCCTCGTGGTGACCGATGGGGCGGCTGCCTGCGCCTCCTGCGGAGCGGAATATCGGGAGGATGGGGGGGCTCTCCGCCGCGTTGATTCTACCCCTCCGCAGGGCTAA
- the murB gene encoding UDP-N-acetylmuramate dehydrogenase, with amino-acid sequence MTTARDPGFIASLRASVRGEVRADEPLARYSTYRIGGPATVLLPAVNADVGVALRAATEAGVPWFTIGLGSNILLPDEGMDALVIRLGKGLDRLARDADRWTIGAGLPAPLAARRTAAAGWFGLHKFVGVPGTVGGGVYMNAGCHGAEWSDFVESVLVVDEAGADQVLPRAAIPFAYRQSGLSGRVVLETTVCLRSESPAVIEEELAELFKWRSEGTPFNQPCCGSVFRNPGGASWHREGGPRTAGQLIEAAGLKGVRVGGAEISPKHANYFVNTGGATAADIRALIGRAQATVYQQFGAVLETEVKLIRPDGSADTLPPPDDGTPHA; translated from the coding sequence GTGACGACGGCCCGCGACCCCGGCTTCATCGCCTCGCTGCGTGCCAGCGTGCGGGGTGAGGTACGGGCCGATGAGCCACTGGCGCGGTACTCGACCTATCGGATCGGCGGTCCGGCCACGGTGCTCCTCCCGGCGGTCAACGCGGATGTGGGCGTGGCGCTGCGCGCGGCGACCGAGGCGGGGGTCCCCTGGTTCACGATCGGCCTCGGCTCCAACATCCTCCTGCCGGACGAAGGGATGGATGCCCTCGTCATCCGGCTGGGGAAGGGACTCGACCGGCTCGCGCGGGACGCCGACCGCTGGACGATCGGCGCGGGCCTTCCCGCTCCCCTTGCGGCGCGCCGCACCGCCGCCGCCGGCTGGTTCGGCCTGCACAAGTTCGTCGGGGTCCCCGGGACGGTCGGCGGCGGCGTCTACATGAACGCCGGTTGCCATGGCGCCGAATGGTCCGACTTCGTCGAATCGGTGCTCGTGGTCGATGAGGCCGGGGCCGACCAGGTCCTGCCGCGCGCGGCGATTCCGTTTGCGTATCGACAGAGCGGCTTGTCCGGTCGGGTGGTGCTGGAGACCACCGTGTGCCTCCGGTCCGAGTCGCCCGCGGTGATCGAGGAGGAGCTGGCGGAGCTCTTCAAGTGGCGCTCCGAGGGCACCCCCTTCAACCAGCCCTGTTGCGGGAGCGTCTTCCGGAACCCGGGCGGCGCCTCCTGGCACCGGGAGGGGGGGCCCCGGACCGCGGGGCAGCTGATCGAGGCCGCGGGGCTGAAGGGGGTCCGGGTCGGCGGCGCCGAGATCTCCCCGAAGCACGCGAACTACTTCGTGAACACCGGTGGCGCGACCGCGGCCGATATCCGGGCGCTGATCGGCCGTGCACAGGCCACTGTGTACCAGCAATTCGGTGCGGTGCTCGAGACCGAAGTGAAGCTCATCCGACCCGACGGCAGTGCCGACACGCTCCCACCCCCCGATGACGGAACACCCCATGCCTGA
- the carB gene encoding carbamoyl-phosphate synthase large subunit has translation MPKRTDISSILLIGSGPIVIGQGAEFDYSGTQAVRALKEEGYRVILVNSNPATIMTDPELADRTYVEPVTPEWVARVIERERPDALLPTMGGQTALNVAMALANDGTLEKYGVELIGADARAIGLAEDREQFAQAMRRLGLATPSGQTIRNLEEALAVVAETGYPAIVRPSYTLGGSGGGIAYNRAEFESLVGHGLELSPVGSVLIEKSVIGWKEFELEVMRDAADNVVIVCAIENIDPMGVHTGDSITVAPAMTLTDREYQTMRDSALAIIREVGVAAGGCNIQFAVDPATGEQLVIEMNPRVSRSSALASKATGFPIARIGAKLAVGYRLDELQNDITKTTPASFEPVLDYVVVKVPRFAFEKFPTADATLTTQMKSVGEVMSIGRTFKEAFQKGLRGLEIDRIGWVEGATPAADRLDDADIATVKAALRRPTPERIFQIKRALAGGVPVAEVAERTGIDPWFIDQWAELVEAEAAWAADPNAMGAEALRAMKRMGFSDAQLGRLRGVPEAEVRAARHGHGIRPVFKMVDTCAGEFPSATPYLYSSYDEENESIPDGRPAVIILGSGPNRIGQGVEFDYCCVRAVLAFRELGYRTVMVNSNPETVSTDFDISDALYFEPLTLEDVLEIVHIEQPMGVVVQLGGQTPLRLARGLEAAGVRILGTSPDAIDEAEDRGRFEAMARELGVAQPPSGTAMSVEEASSVADRIGYPILVRPSYVLGGRGMQIIYDVDSLQRYFAQATRVTPEHPVLIDSFLEDAFEADVDAICDGTQCIIGGVMQHIEDAGIHSGDSACVLPPYLITEDQVEQMREHTRAFALRLGVVGLINVQYAIKHGQVYVLEVNPRGSRTVPFVSKTTGVPLASLAAAVMAGKTLESLGLHDDVLQPYVAVKEAVFPFNKLPGVDLILGPEMRSTGEVMGIADSFGMAFAKAQISADGALPLEGTVFVTVNDHDKQTVVPIIRRFHELGFKVVATEGTGRYLRSRGIPAGRVLKVHEGRPNAIDLILSGDVQLLINTPLGKLTQQDDYLIRRAALQHRTPYTTTLSAASAACDAVIAMRSRARTVCSLQEWHALAREAATEPV, from the coding sequence ATGCCGAAGCGGACTGACATCTCCTCCATTCTCCTGATCGGCTCCGGCCCGATCGTCATCGGGCAGGGCGCCGAGTTCGACTACTCCGGGACGCAGGCCGTGCGGGCGCTCAAGGAGGAGGGGTATCGGGTCATCCTGGTGAACTCCAACCCCGCCACCATCATGACCGATCCCGAGCTGGCGGACCGGACCTACGTGGAACCGGTCACGCCGGAGTGGGTGGCGCGGGTCATCGAACGGGAGCGCCCCGACGCCCTCCTGCCCACGATGGGCGGGCAGACGGCGCTCAACGTGGCGATGGCCCTGGCCAACGACGGGACGCTCGAGAAGTACGGCGTCGAGTTGATCGGCGCCGACGCCCGCGCCATCGGCCTGGCGGAGGACCGCGAACAGTTTGCGCAGGCGATGCGGCGCCTCGGCTTGGCGACGCCGTCCGGCCAGACGATTCGGAACCTCGAGGAGGCGCTCGCTGTGGTGGCGGAGACCGGCTATCCCGCCATTGTGCGCCCCTCCTACACGCTGGGTGGGTCGGGGGGCGGCATCGCGTACAACCGGGCGGAGTTCGAGTCGCTGGTCGGGCATGGTTTGGAACTCTCGCCGGTTGGCTCGGTCCTCATCGAGAAGAGCGTCATCGGCTGGAAGGAGTTCGAGCTGGAGGTCATGCGCGACGCCGCGGACAACGTGGTGATCGTCTGCGCCATCGAGAACATCGATCCGATGGGCGTCCACACCGGCGACTCGATCACGGTGGCGCCCGCCATGACGCTGACCGACCGGGAGTACCAGACGATGCGCGACAGCGCGCTGGCCATCATCCGCGAGGTCGGCGTGGCGGCCGGCGGGTGCAACATCCAGTTTGCCGTCGATCCCGCCACGGGCGAGCAACTCGTGATCGAGATGAATCCGCGGGTCTCCCGGTCGTCGGCGCTGGCGTCCAAGGCGACCGGTTTCCCGATCGCCCGCATCGGCGCCAAGCTCGCCGTGGGGTACCGGCTCGACGAGCTCCAGAACGACATCACCAAGACGACCCCCGCCTCCTTCGAGCCGGTCCTCGACTACGTGGTGGTGAAGGTGCCGCGGTTCGCGTTCGAGAAGTTCCCCACCGCGGACGCGACGCTCACCACGCAGATGAAGTCGGTCGGCGAGGTGATGTCCATCGGCCGCACCTTCAAGGAGGCGTTCCAGAAGGGGCTTCGCGGGCTCGAGATCGACCGGATCGGCTGGGTCGAAGGGGCCACCCCCGCGGCTGACCGGCTCGACGACGCCGACATCGCCACGGTCAAGGCGGCGCTCCGGCGCCCGACGCCGGAGCGAATCTTCCAGATCAAGCGGGCGCTTGCCGGCGGCGTGCCGGTTGCCGAGGTGGCCGAGCGGACCGGCATCGACCCCTGGTTCATCGACCAATGGGCCGAACTCGTGGAGGCGGAGGCCGCGTGGGCGGCCGACCCGAACGCGATGGGTGCGGAAGCGCTGCGGGCGATGAAGCGAATGGGGTTCTCCGACGCCCAGTTGGGGCGGCTGCGCGGTGTGCCGGAGGCGGAGGTGCGCGCGGCGCGCCACGGGCACGGCATCCGACCGGTCTTCAAGATGGTGGACACCTGCGCCGGTGAGTTCCCGTCCGCCACGCCCTACCTCTATTCCTCCTACGACGAGGAAAACGAGTCGATCCCCGATGGCCGACCGGCCGTGATCATCCTCGGCAGCGGCCCGAACCGGATCGGGCAGGGGGTTGAGTTCGACTACTGCTGCGTCCGCGCGGTGCTTGCCTTCCGCGAGCTTGGCTACCGGACGGTCATGGTCAACTCCAACCCCGAAACGGTCTCCACCGACTTCGACATCTCCGACGCATTGTATTTTGAGCCGCTCACACTCGAGGACGTGCTTGAGATCGTTCACATCGAGCAGCCGATGGGGGTCGTGGTGCAGCTGGGCGGCCAGACCCCGCTCCGGCTCGCGCGCGGCCTGGAGGCGGCCGGGGTGAGGATCCTCGGCACCTCGCCCGATGCCATCGACGAGGCGGAGGACCGCGGCCGGTTCGAGGCCATGGCCCGAGAGCTCGGTGTGGCGCAGCCGCCGAGCGGCACGGCTATGTCGGTGGAGGAGGCCTCCTCGGTGGCCGACCGCATCGGCTACCCGATTCTCGTCCGCCCCTCGTATGTGCTCGGCGGCCGCGGGATGCAGATCATCTACGACGTCGACTCCCTGCAGCGCTACTTCGCGCAGGCGACCCGGGTCACGCCGGAACACCCGGTGCTGATCGACAGCTTCCTCGAGGACGCCTTCGAGGCCGACGTCGACGCCATCTGCGACGGGACCCAGTGCATTATCGGTGGCGTCATGCAGCACATCGAGGACGCCGGCATCCACTCCGGCGATTCCGCCTGCGTCCTCCCGCCGTATCTGATCACCGAGGACCAGGTCGAGCAGATGCGCGAGCACACCCGGGCGTTCGCGCTGCGGCTCGGTGTGGTCGGCCTGATCAACGTGCAGTACGCCATCAAGCACGGGCAGGTGTACGTGCTCGAGGTGAACCCCCGCGGCTCGCGCACCGTACCGTTCGTGTCGAAGACCACCGGCGTGCCGCTCGCGTCGCTCGCCGCGGCCGTCATGGCGGGCAAGACGCTCGAGTCGCTCGGCCTCCACGACGACGTCCTCCAGCCCTACGTGGCGGTCAAGGAAGCGGTGTTCCCCTTCAACAAGCTGCCCGGGGTGGACCTGATTCTCGGGCCGGAGATGCGCTCCACCGGCGAAGTGATGGGCATCGCCGACTCGTTCGGGATGGCCTTTGCCAAGGCGCAGATCAGCGCCGATGGCGCGCTGCCGCTCGAGGGGACCGTCTTCGTGACGGTCAACGACCACGACAAGCAGACGGTGGTGCCGATCATCCGACGGTTCCACGAGCTGGGCTTCAAGGTGGTGGCCACGGAGGGGACGGGGCGCTATCTCCGCTCCCGCGGCATCCCCGCCGGGCGCGTCCTGAAGGTGCACGAAGGGCGGCCGAACGCCATCGACCTGATTCTCTCCGGCGACGTGCAGCTCCTGATCAACACGCCGCTGGGCAAGCTGACCCAGCAGGACGACTACCTCATCCGTCGCGCGGCGCTGCAGCACCGCACGCCCTACACGACGACGCTTTCGGCGGCCTCCGCCGCCTGCGACGCCGTCATCGCGATGCGAAGCCGGGCCCGGACCGTCTGCTCCCTGCAGGAGTGGCACGCCCTGGCGCGCGAGGCCGCCACGGAACCAGTGTGA
- a CDS encoding GDP-mannose 4,6-dehydratase — translation MRVFVTGAEGFVGRTMVRTLLAAGHEVQAGIRPGGPLEVPGLAAAERAAVARIPLELLDTASVDAAMAWRPDAVIHLAAIASGADARRDVGTAWAVNASGTARLADVLGGFRERGEADPLFLLVSSAEVYGGGVNRPRREDDPIVPCSPYAASKAGAEIAALEVWRRTGLRVVVARPFPHTGAGQSDRFVVPAFAARLRAARRSGATAVRTGNLEPVRDFLHVQDVVNAYLALVVHGEPGQAYNVARGEGMSLHELFTRLAAEVGVAAVPEVDPGLMRAADILHLVGDATKLRAATAWQPTIALDRILKEVADAEAD, via the coding sequence ATGCGGGTCTTCGTGACGGGGGCCGAGGGGTTTGTGGGGCGCACCATGGTGCGCACCCTGCTGGCCGCCGGCCACGAAGTGCAGGCGGGCATCCGACCAGGCGGTCCACTTGAAGTCCCGGGGTTGGCGGCCGCCGAACGCGCGGCCGTCGCGCGGATCCCGCTGGAGCTGCTCGATACCGCGTCGGTCGACGCCGCCATGGCCTGGCGCCCCGACGCCGTGATTCACCTCGCCGCGATCGCCTCCGGGGCGGACGCCCGGCGCGACGTCGGCACCGCCTGGGCGGTCAACGCCTCGGGAACCGCCCGCCTGGCCGACGTCCTGGGCGGGTTTCGCGAGCGGGGGGAGGCCGACCCGCTGTTCCTGCTCGTGTCCAGCGCGGAGGTGTATGGCGGCGGCGTGAACCGGCCGCGGCGGGAAGACGACCCGATCGTGCCCTGTTCCCCGTACGCCGCGAGCAAGGCGGGGGCGGAGATCGCGGCGCTCGAGGTCTGGCGCCGGACCGGGCTGCGGGTCGTCGTGGCGCGTCCCTTCCCGCACACCGGCGCCGGCCAGAGCGACCGGTTCGTGGTGCCGGCGTTCGCGGCCCGGTTGCGGGCGGCGCGGCGATCCGGCGCCACCGCGGTCCGCACCGGCAACCTCGAGCCGGTCCGCGATTTCCTCCATGTGCAGGACGTGGTAAACGCCTATCTTGCGCTCGTGGTGCACGGCGAGCCCGGGCAGGCCTACAACGTGGCCCGGGGCGAAGGCATGTCGCTGCACGAGCTCTTTACCCGCCTCGCGGCGGAAGTCGGGGTGGCCGCCGTGCCGGAGGTCGATCCCGGCCTCATGCGCGCGGCGGACATCCTCCACCTGGTGGGTGACGCCACCAAGCTGCGGGCCGCCACCGCGTGGCAGCCCACCATCGCACTCGACCGGATCCTGAAGGAAGTTGCTGATGCCGAAGCGGACTGA
- a CDS encoding GDP-mannose 4,6-dehydratase, giving the protein MTERKRALITGITGQDGSYLAELLLDKGYEVFGVVRRTSHHGLARIDHIADRITLLPADLLDQHSLTVALQQSTPHEVYNLAAQSYVPTSWSQPVLTGEFTALGVTRMLEAIRLVHPSARFYQASSSEMFGKVTETPQKESTTFYPRSPYGVAKAYGHWITVNYRESYNLYAVSGILFNHESPRRGIEFVTRKVTDGVARIKLGMATELRLGNLDAHRDWGFAGDYVDAMWRMLQLDTPQDFVIGTGVTHSVRNLVEQAFGHAGLDWQQYVKLDPAFIRPAEVDLLLADPSLAKAKLGWTPTVAFPELIAMMVDADIARLKGR; this is encoded by the coding sequence ATGACTGAGCGCAAACGCGCGCTGATTACCGGCATCACGGGGCAGGACGGGTCCTATCTTGCCGAGCTGCTCCTCGACAAGGGGTACGAGGTGTTCGGTGTGGTGCGGCGGACCAGCCACCACGGGCTGGCGCGTATCGACCATATTGCCGACCGGATCACGCTGCTTCCCGCCGACCTTCTCGACCAGCACTCGCTGACGGTCGCCCTGCAGCAGTCGACCCCGCACGAGGTCTACAACCTGGCCGCGCAGTCGTACGTGCCGACCTCCTGGTCGCAGCCGGTGCTGACCGGCGAGTTCACCGCCCTCGGCGTGACACGCATGCTGGAGGCGATCCGGCTGGTGCATCCCTCCGCCCGGTTTTACCAGGCGTCGAGTTCCGAGATGTTCGGCAAGGTGACCGAGACCCCGCAGAAGGAGTCCACCACCTTCTACCCCCGCTCACCCTACGGCGTGGCCAAGGCCTACGGCCACTGGATCACGGTCAACTACCGGGAGTCGTACAACCTCTACGCGGTGAGCGGCATTCTCTTCAACCACGAGTCTCCCCGCCGCGGCATCGAGTTCGTCACGCGCAAGGTCACCGACGGGGTGGCGCGCATCAAGCTCGGGATGGCCACCGAGCTTCGACTCGGCAACCTCGACGCGCACCGCGACTGGGGATTTGCGGGCGACTACGTCGACGCGATGTGGCGCATGCTCCAGCTCGATACGCCGCAGGACTTCGTCATCGGCACCGGCGTCACGCATAGCGTGCGGAACCTCGTCGAGCAGGCGTTCGGCCACGCCGGGCTGGACTGGCAGCAATACGTGAAGCTCGATCCGGCGTTCATCCGTCCCGCCGAAGTCGACCTGCTGCTGGCCGATCCGTCGCTCGCCAAGGCGAAGCTCGGCTGGACGCCCACGGTCGCGTTCCCCGAGCTGATCGCGATGATGGTGGACGCCGACATCGCCCGTCTCAAGGGGCGTTGA
- the rpmB gene encoding 50S ribosomal protein L28: MARVCTVCGKGPVTGNNVSHAKNRTNRRWYPNLQTVRVLKDGEPRRVRVCTQCIKGNKIAKAG, translated from the coding sequence ATGGCACGGGTATGCACCGTGTGCGGCAAGGGGCCGGTCACCGGCAACAACGTCAGCCACGCCAAGAATCGCACCAACCGCCGCTGGTATCCGAACCTGCAGACTGTTCGCGTCCTGAAGGACGGCGAGCCGCGGCGTGTCCGCGTCTGCACCCAGTGCATCAAGGGTAACAAGATCGCCAAGGCGGGGTGA
- the rplQ gene encoding 50S ribosomal protein L17 has translation MRHRAKGRQLSRTSAHRRALLNNMATSLFKHEGINTTEAKAKELRPFAEKLITLARRGDLHARRLVGRNIKDREVLGRLFSELGPRFAARPGGYTRILKMGHRPGDGADVARIELLAE, from the coding sequence ATGCGTCATCGCGCCAAGGGACGGCAGCTGTCCCGGACCTCCGCCCATCGCCGCGCGCTCCTGAACAACATGGCCACCAGCCTGTTCAAGCACGAAGGCATCAACACGACGGAAGCCAAGGCCAAGGAGCTCCGGCCCTTTGCCGAGAAGCTCATCACCCTGGCCCGCCGCGGCGACCTGCACGCGCGCCGGCTTGTGGGGCGCAACATCAAGGACCGCGAGGTCCTCGGTCGCCTCTTTTCCGAGCTGGGTCCCCGCTTTGCGGCGCGTCCCGGCGGCTACACCCGCATCCTCAAGATGGGGCACCGGCCCGGCGACGGCGCCGACGTGGCTCGCATCGAGTTGCTTGCGGAGTAA